In Desulfovibrionales bacterium, the genomic window ATACCGGCAATGGACTCCAGGCCGCTCCGGGCCGCAACCACGGCAATGTCTTCGGTGAGATTCTCTATATTCTGCGCGGCCTTGCGATAGGCGCGAATGCGAAAGGGATTCGCACCCTGTATCTCCAGGATATCGGCTATGCCGTCAAATACCGCGGCCACTTCCTGATTCTTCATGGTGCACTCTTGATGATCTCGTAAAAGGCCTTTTCTGTGTTGTCTTGTGGCATTTTTATTTGGGCTGATTGATCCTCATTTTAAACAAATGCAATCAATTGATTTCATAGCCATATTATATTTAGATCGTTTAAAAATCGTTTAACTTCACACCCATTAATTCCCAAAAAGACGCCGGTCCTTAGAACGCATTTTAATATTACCCTTTTTATCACCCTCTTTTAGAGGTATTATCTCTTTTCCCCCAATGCGCCCCCGGCCAAGGCATTCTATTTCTTTGCGGCTTTGGAGATCCCGGAGCACCTTAAGCCTCTGCGGGGCCTGTTTGGTAAAGAGTTCTTGTTTGCCGCGGGCTTCGCTGAGATCGGCAAGATACCAGGATGTAATCGCCGGTATGGTCTCGGGCTTATTGGAAAACTGCCGCAAAGTATTCACGTCTGTTGTTCTCCATTCTAATGTACCAGGCCTGTTCTTATGTGCGGCGTGCGGGACGCCCTTATCCTTATATCCCAGAAAAGAAGTAAGCGTTTAGAAAAAGCTTGTCAAGGATATTTTAAATGGAATATAAATATGTTGCGCTAAGTGAGGAGGCTAAATAGTGTCCATAAACAAAACAGCCGAATTTAAGATTGTCCGGTATTTTGAGCATAGCGTGTAACAGGCACTGGATAACATGACGGAAAGGGGATTATTCAACTCGTTAACCATAGTGAATTCAAATAGTTACGTCAAGATGTACTTTTTATTTTATTGATCATGCTGAACCTTCCTGATATTATCCAGAAAACTAGATAATAATATGTTAGACATGAACGATTTCATTGATCAATCGCGAGAAAGCAGGCTTCAGGCATACAAAGCCTCGCCTGGCGATATCCGGGAACATTTCGCCATCGAACAGGTTGTCCTTGCCGGTGGATATGGCTACCGGCAGGTGTTGGAGCTTGTTCAGAACGGCGCCGATGCCATTCTTGAAGCCCATGAGTCTGGTGCCGGCCAAGATGACCGGCCCCGCATCGAGGTTCTGCTGGACGGCTCGTGCCTCTATGTGGCGAACACGGGCGCGCCGTTCAGCAAGGAAGGCATTGACGCGTTGTTGCGTTCCCACTCGTCGCCGAAGCGGGGCAATCAAATCGGGCGATTCGGACTTGGGTTCAAGTCATTGCTGCGCCTTGGCGGGAAGATCGACATCACCAGCGGACAATCTGCCTTCGGGTTCGATCCTGCGAGATGCCGCACTGAGTTAAGAGACCGATTTCAGGTGCAAGACGCGCCTGGATTGCGCCTGGCGTGGACGCTGGCCGAAGATTCTACCGCCACTCTACGCGACCGATTCCCGTGGGCGACAACCGTTGTCTCTGCGGAGATCAAGGCCGAGAGCTTCCACGCCCATTTGCAGAAGGAGATTGGGGAGTTTCCCGCCGAATTTCTCCTTTTCCTGCCGGTTGCAGTCAGCCTGGCGCTCGGCGCCGGCGGCGATGCAGCGCCGAGGCGCGAATTGCGCCGCGAGTCCGATGGCCAAGACGTTATTCTCTATGACGGAAGAGCGAAGTCACCTTCACGGTGGCGAGTTGTGGAGAAGTTGATTCACATCACCGACCAACGCGCCAAGGACGATGCAACGCATGTCCATGAGCGCGATGAGGTGCCGCTGGCTTGGGCGATGCCCATCGAAGGCAGGCGCGAGGAAGCGGGACGTTTCTGGGCGTTCTTCCCGACGCATACGTCGACGTACCTGACCGGAATTCTCAACGCGCCGTGGAAACTGAACAGCGACCGCAATGCCATCATCCCCGGTGAATGGAATACGGCTTTGATGAAGGAGGCGGCCAGGCTCATCGCCGACACGCTGCCGCAACTGATGACTGCAGCCGATCCGGGCCGGGTGCTGGATGCGTTCCCGCGTCAACTGGAGCGGGCGGACGAGGATGCGAAGCCGCTTGTCAAGGCGCTCTGGAATGCGCTCGAAATCTCCGCGGTGGTCCCGGATAGTTTGGGCGCTCTCCGTCAAGGGACCGAGTTGTGGCGCCATCCACGGGAAAACGCTGACCTTGCCCGTTCGTGGCAGGCGCTCGCGGACGAGAAGCAACTGAGCCAGATTGTCCATCCTTCCTGCCTGGAAAAACAACGCGGCAGCCGTCTCAAAGCGCTCGCGGAACGCATCCGACCTGAAGGAACAACAGCCCCTTCGTGCTCTAACCTGCAACAGCGGGACGTGAGAAAATGGTTTGCTGCTGTTGCGTCCGTCGAGCACGACAAGGCTATTCAAGCGCTCAAACTCGCGGAGGCATACGAGAAGGACTGCAAACCCGGTGAATGGTCGATGGTTCGCTCGACGATCGCCATCATTCCGTCCGACGACGGCAATCTGTTGACGGCGAATCAGGCGGTCATTGCGCCAGAGGGAACGTACGTTCCGGACGGTCGGCATCCGGCCGCCAGGTGGCTATGCGAGGATGCAGAAGCGAATAGGATTCTTACCCATGTGTTGAAGGTGAAGCCGCTCGACGGCAGCGTGTGGCTTGATGTCCTTCAGGAAGCTTTACGGAGAATTCCCACCTATCCCGCCGACGCCAAGAACAACGGATGGCTGGCGTTCTGGACGCGGTTAAGGGCGGCACCATCTGCAATAGGCCGGGAGTTCGTCAATTCCAATACCAGCCAAGTTCGAATCCGGCGTCGCGATGGCGAATGGGTCTTCGCCGACGATGTTTTGTTGCCTGGGGAATTGGTGAGCGCTGATGATACTTCTTCCAATCAGCAACTGCTTGTGGACACGGAAGTTCACGCAGAAGACAAGGACTTGTTGGCCAAGTTGGGGGTGTGCCAGTTCCCTACGGGAACTGGCACGGTTAACGATTTCGACAGAGGGAATGGCATGTACGAATGGCTTTCGCATTGGAGAAGCTATTACGGGAAAAAAGTGAACAACCGAGCAGATTCGACGTATCTGAAGCCTTCAGGACTCGATATGCCGAACGGCTGGCACTTTTTGCCGAAGTTGACCGAAGGTCCGAACTCCAAGCTCACGGCATGTTTCTTGAATCTACTTGACCATGGACAAATTCCTAAGAGTGTGAAATTCGGTCATGCCACCGTTGCAAACTATCCCAAGATAGACGTCCCCCATCCGCTCCTCTGGCTATTGCTTCGCTACGGATCATGGAACCTCGGCGGCATGGTCATTCGTGTTGCTGCGATTGCAGAACGAGCGCACGAACGTACGATGACCTTACTCCTCGATTGGGAGAAACTACAACCCGCACTTGAGACGCTGAAAGCGGCCATTCCGAAGGTCAATGCGACACCGGATCAGGTTCGCGACATGTGGCAGGTGCTCATCAAGGCGCTCGTGACTCCAGAGACACTGGCGAACGATTCGCTCCGTGAACTTTGGACGGGCGCGGCGCGCGACAAAGTCGTTCCGCAATCGCTCCGAACGGTAGAGGGGAACGTTTCTTTGGCGGAGGTTTTCGTGACCGGTTCGCCAGACCTTGCCCAGCGCGGACGAAGCCAAGGGCACGTTGCAGTCACGCTCGACGCGGATGCGCTGTCGTTGTGGCTGAAGAATGGAGCGCGAGACCTGGCGGAGTTGATGAAGCCCGAATGGAGTGAGGCGACAAGTCCCGAAGGACTTCTTGTCGAGACCATCCCTGAGTTGGCCGACGTGCTTCGGGACGATGTTCGAGAAACCGCTCGTTGCCAGCCAGTGTCGGACCTGAGACTGCTGGTTGCTGGCAACGCCAGCCCCGTGCATTGTCTGATGTGGGAGAATAAGTTGCTCCTCAATATGGCGCAACTGGCGCAGATGGCGCGGACCGAAAGACTTCAACATCTGCTCGCGGAAGCCGCAGCGGCTGGGTGGCTCAAGCACACCGCCGACGAGGCGTTGCGCATTCTTGGCGATGCGCAAGTGGACAAGATCCGCACACATGTTGCGCGAGGCTCCTCGCTGGCGGAACGACTGCTGCTCGCGGTCGGCAATCGGGAGGAACCATTGCGCCAGGCGCTCGGCAGTATCGGGGGCATGGCCTTTCTTCAAACTGTTGCGCCAATGCGGCTTGCCGAACTGGTGCTCGCTCAGCTTGGTCCGGCTACGCTTACTGCCCTCAAGGAAACGCTGGAGCAGGAGGGTTTGAAGCCTCCGTCCCGCTGGAACACCGCCGAAGCACGTGCTTTCGTCGCGAGCATCGGTTTCCCCAATGATTTCGCCGCATCCCCCAAATCCCGCCGCGAACCGGAAGAGTTCATCAGCGGTCCCATCGAGTTGCCTCCGCTCCACGACTTCCAGGAGGATGTGCTGGATGGCATACGAACGCTGATTACCAGCGGAACAACTCGTCGCCGCGCGGTCGTCAGTCTCCCCACTGGTGGCGGCAAGACCCTTGTGACGGTTGAGGCTGCGGTCCTGTATGTCCTTAAACCTGAAGGCGCCCAGCGCAGCGTCATCTGGGTGGCGCAGACTGACGAACTCTGCGAGCAGGCCGTGCAGGCATTCCGTCAGGTCTGGCTCAATCTTGGCGCAAAAGGAACCGACCTGCGCATCGTTCGCTTGTGGGGCGGCAATCCCAATCCGGCGATTCAAGAGCCGGACAAACCGGTCGTGATGGTTGCCTCGATTCAAACGCTCAACAGCCGCATGGGCGTCGACGGGCTGGCTGGGCTGCGAAACCCGGGGTTGGTTGTGGTGGACGAGTGTCACCACGCCATCACGCCGAGCTACACCAACCTTTTGCGCTTCCTCGACGCAGAAGCTCCGAGACCGGGTGCGCCCCCGAAAGACGAACCGCCCATTCTCGGACTCAGCGCCACTCCATTCCGGACGGACGATGAAGAAAGTGGAAGGCTGGCCCGCCGCTTCGACAGCCGATGGCTGCCCCCCGATCAGAAAGACCTCCATAGCCGCCTTCGTAATCAAGGTGTCTTGGCAGAAGTGGACAATGATGCATTAGAGAGCGGCATCGACCTGACGCCTGAAGAAATTGAACGGCTTTCCACGATTCTTGAGCCATGGGAGGGGCTTGACTTCGAGAACCTGCTTGAATCTATCAACCAACGGCTGGCTGGTAGCGAGCAACGCAACGAAAGACTTGTGAACTGTATCAAGGAAGCAGAGGAAGGTTCCATCCTGTTCTTTTCCAACTCCGTTTTGCATGGTCAGGAAATGGCAGCTCGACTGAATCTTGAAGGTATTTCCGCAGCCGCAATCAGCGGAGATACTCCAACCACAGCACGGCGTTATTTCCTGTCCAGATTCCAGCGTAGCGAAATACGCGTTCTTTGCAATCACACGGTTTTGAGCACCGGTTTCGACGCGCCAAAGATCGACATGATTCTCATATCCCGTGCAGTCTTCAGTCCAGTCCGCTACATGCAAATGGTGGGGCGTGGTTTGCGTGGCGAGAAAAACGGTGGAAAAGCAAGATGCCGGATCGTGACCGTACTGGACAACTTGGGACGTTTTCAAGATCGGCATCCGTATCATTATTGCAAGGGTTTTTTCGCTGAAAACGCGGGAAATGTATGAGGAATATGTCTAACAATGGCATGCACTCGGACGGGAATTCCGCTGCGCTCCATTCCCGCCGGTGATGCCAAGCGATAGGCCGACGCTTCGCGTCGCCCTATCGGGCCGGATGAGGACGGATTGACAGCCCGCGCGAAGCGCGGCCTATCAATCCGAATCGAACAGACACCCCTACGGGGTGCTCCTCATCCGGCCCGTTAGACGACAAGGATGATTGACATGGCCGTAAAAGCTGGCTTCATTTACGTACTCATACATCCGTCTGATCCAAATTTAATCAAGGTGGGTCTGACTACAAGAAATCCCGAAGTCCGCTTGAAAGAGCATAATACTCAATTCGACAAGGCCGCTGGTAAGGTTGTTGAAGCTACTGGTCAAAAATGGGTTATAAAAGAGTTCTTCGCTGTAGAAGATACTTACAATGCTGAAAGCGCGTTTTTCCAAAGATCACCACTGACCGAAATCCCATATGCCCTGAGTGACGAGCTGTTAAAGCTAGATGATAGATTCATCACTTGGGATTGGGTTAATCAGGGGTTGGAAGTAGCTAAGTCAGTGGGCATTCGCAGAGATACATCACAAGCACCAATTCCAAAACCCAAGCCAAAAAATGGTGCTCAGTGGATTGAAGACCAGCTTAAAGACTCTGGTCTGAGGCCGTTAAAAGGTTTTGGGAACGGAATAACAAAAGTTGCTTTTGAGTGCCCCAATGGACATGTCTTCAAGCTTGATGGGCGAACGCTAGTTAGGTTCCCCTTCTGCCCTGTTTGTGAGCCCGAGCGATTTGATGCTTACACACTTAGAAGAGTTGAAATTTGTCTTTAAAACTGAATCGGGATAAGTCGCCTAACACGGCGCTCAAAATGGACGCCAATTCCGCTGCGCTCCATTGGCGCCTTTTAGCTCAGCGTTAGACCAATAAAATAAAAATAGGAATACAATGAAAATTATAAACAAAACAACAAAAATAAATGCTGCTGGATCTCCCCCGAAGCAAATAGAAGAATTGATAGGATTAGTAAATTCAAAAGATGACGATGTTAGTATCGCAAGGATGAGAAGTCCAGAAGGATGGTCTGAACCAGGTCAAATACCTGATTTCAACGAATATACTATAATGTTAAAAGGGACATTAAAAATTGAGACCAAAAATGGGATATCAGAAATAAAAGAAAATGAAGCTGTTATCATTGAAAGAGGTGAATGGGTAAAATATAGTACTCCTTATAAGTATGGAGCAGAATATATAGCAATATGTATCCCAGCGTTCTCTCCCAAAAGAGTTCATCGAGATGAATAAAAATAAAATCGGTATAACAGGTGGCAGGAACGGACGCGCAAAGACACACTCCGATCAACCCACCGTTAAACAAAAAATAATAAATATGAAATTCCAGATAAAGCAAATAGGAATAATTCATTCTCCATATAAAACCAAAGATAAATGC contains:
- a CDS encoding GIY-YIG nuclease family protein; amino-acid sequence: MAVKAGFIYVLIHPSDPNLIKVGLTTRNPEVRLKEHNTQFDKAAGKVVEATGQKWVIKEFFAVEDTYNAESAFFQRSPLTEIPYALSDELLKLDDRFITWDWVNQGLEVAKSVGIRRDTSQAPIPKPKPKNGAQWIEDQLKDSGLRPLKGFGNGITKVAFECPNGHVFKLDGRTLVRFPFCPVCEPERFDAYTLRRVEICL
- a CDS encoding DEAD/DEAH box helicase family protein, coding for MLDMNDFIDQSRESRLQAYKASPGDIREHFAIEQVVLAGGYGYRQVLELVQNGADAILEAHESGAGQDDRPRIEVLLDGSCLYVANTGAPFSKEGIDALLRSHSSPKRGNQIGRFGLGFKSLLRLGGKIDITSGQSAFGFDPARCRTELRDRFQVQDAPGLRLAWTLAEDSTATLRDRFPWATTVVSAEIKAESFHAHLQKEIGEFPAEFLLFLPVAVSLALGAGGDAAPRRELRRESDGQDVILYDGRAKSPSRWRVVEKLIHITDQRAKDDATHVHERDEVPLAWAMPIEGRREEAGRFWAFFPTHTSTYLTGILNAPWKLNSDRNAIIPGEWNTALMKEAARLIADTLPQLMTAADPGRVLDAFPRQLERADEDAKPLVKALWNALEISAVVPDSLGALRQGTELWRHPRENADLARSWQALADEKQLSQIVHPSCLEKQRGSRLKALAERIRPEGTTAPSCSNLQQRDVRKWFAAVASVEHDKAIQALKLAEAYEKDCKPGEWSMVRSTIAIIPSDDGNLLTANQAVIAPEGTYVPDGRHPAARWLCEDAEANRILTHVLKVKPLDGSVWLDVLQEALRRIPTYPADAKNNGWLAFWTRLRAAPSAIGREFVNSNTSQVRIRRRDGEWVFADDVLLPGELVSADDTSSNQQLLVDTEVHAEDKDLLAKLGVCQFPTGTGTVNDFDRGNGMYEWLSHWRSYYGKKVNNRADSTYLKPSGLDMPNGWHFLPKLTEGPNSKLTACFLNLLDHGQIPKSVKFGHATVANYPKIDVPHPLLWLLLRYGSWNLGGMVIRVAAIAERAHERTMTLLLDWEKLQPALETLKAAIPKVNATPDQVRDMWQVLIKALVTPETLANDSLRELWTGAARDKVVPQSLRTVEGNVSLAEVFVTGSPDLAQRGRSQGHVAVTLDADALSLWLKNGARDLAELMKPEWSEATSPEGLLVETIPELADVLRDDVRETARCQPVSDLRLLVAGNASPVHCLMWENKLLLNMAQLAQMARTERLQHLLAEAAAAGWLKHTADEALRILGDAQVDKIRTHVARGSSLAERLLLAVGNREEPLRQALGSIGGMAFLQTVAPMRLAELVLAQLGPATLTALKETLEQEGLKPPSRWNTAEARAFVASIGFPNDFAASPKSRREPEEFISGPIELPPLHDFQEDVLDGIRTLITSGTTRRRAVVSLPTGGGKTLVTVEAAVLYVLKPEGAQRSVIWVAQTDELCEQAVQAFRQVWLNLGAKGTDLRIVRLWGGNPNPAIQEPDKPVVMVASIQTLNSRMGVDGLAGLRNPGLVVVDECHHAITPSYTNLLRFLDAEAPRPGAPPKDEPPILGLSATPFRTDDEESGRLARRFDSRWLPPDQKDLHSRLRNQGVLAEVDNDALESGIDLTPEEIERLSTILEPWEGLDFENLLESINQRLAGSEQRNERLVNCIKEAEEGSILFFSNSVLHGQEMAARLNLEGISAAAISGDTPTTARRYFLSRFQRSEIRVLCNHTVLSTGFDAPKIDMILISRAVFSPVRYMQMVGRGLRGEKNGGKARCRIVTVLDNLGRFQDRHPYHYCKGFFAENAGNV